A window from Halomicrobium urmianum encodes these proteins:
- a CDS encoding phage terminase large subunit family protein translates to MTPDYNQAALGTCPHCESEVPPVYRLIEYEKDDGSTGVFAECPQCTDVVEPA, encoded by the coding sequence ATGACGCCAGACTACAATCAAGCGGCGCTGGGCACCTGCCCGCACTGCGAGAGCGAGGTTCCACCGGTATACCGACTCATCGAGTACGAGAAAGACGACGGCTCGACTGGCGTGTTCGCAGAGTGCCCCCAATGCACCGATGTCGTCGAACCAGCGTGA
- a CDS encoding right-handed parallel beta-helix repeat-containing protein produces the protein MDNEKALRRRQLLALAAGGTTSLAGCSAFGNSSTTTAENETETPTVVFTETDTDTPTPTNTATATTNNGRIFTGGTLADFRAALHAASSLPDATLQVDPGTYRFEPLREVEPGNKRAHARVTGIGDVTIEGNGAKFVFTDPLRTGIRIMGGRDVTVRDLTLDYDPVPFTQGEIVDLGPDRRRITLAVDDGYPSLSNAMFDNAARVWASVHQADGSFVEGIRKEDGFDKFFSSIESVGNRRFELSLRNGVSPNGVAVGHRLTVVARNHGTAWAFYMTERPVVEDVTAYASGGSVFSAAVCSDPVFRRTTIIPPPDGDRQVASDADGIRIVNCRSSATIEGCRHECLLDDSIVVQQKFTSVTELLDEHTVGVEGVHPFVVGSDDTLEALSQSGVRLGDLPAIAYYESRFSSPGSREKPATITFEEPIAETLSVGDYIGNRETGSQNFTVRNNELRDHRGILVRVVARNGAVTGNVLDGASRNPVELECDNDENFAPKGYVDDVTVENNTIRRAGMVYFAGDHPAGIRIHLLTRQDVPEEGQPNRNIRLLNNDIEMTAGVGIDIENAAGIEVAGNRIADVNRLDYGPYGISVAKARDVTIVDNTVEGTSDRLQYFGQRNDSSEVTMEDNALRIDGESTSASLE, from the coding sequence ATGGACAACGAGAAGGCGCTTCGCCGTCGTCAATTGCTGGCTCTAGCCGCGGGAGGGACCACATCGCTGGCAGGGTGTAGTGCCTTCGGAAATTCGAGTACAACTACCGCGGAAAACGAAACTGAAACCCCCACCGTCGTGTTCACTGAAACCGACACCGACACTCCTACCCCCACGAATACGGCGACTGCAACCACGAACAACGGACGGATCTTCACGGGTGGGACGTTGGCTGATTTTCGGGCGGCCCTCCACGCTGCCAGCAGCCTGCCCGACGCCACGCTGCAGGTCGACCCGGGTACCTACCGATTCGAACCACTCCGGGAGGTCGAACCGGGTAACAAGCGTGCACATGCCCGGGTGACCGGTATCGGCGACGTCACCATCGAGGGCAACGGTGCAAAGTTCGTGTTCACCGACCCGTTGCGGACGGGGATCAGGATCATGGGCGGCCGTGACGTGACCGTCCGGGATCTCACCCTGGACTACGACCCCGTTCCGTTCACCCAGGGGGAGATTGTCGACCTCGGGCCTGACCGCCGGCGAATCACCCTCGCCGTAGACGACGGCTATCCCTCGCTCTCGAATGCGATGTTCGATAACGCTGCCCGGGTGTGGGCCAGCGTTCACCAGGCTGACGGGTCGTTCGTGGAGGGGATTCGCAAAGAGGACGGATTCGACAAGTTCTTTTCGTCTATCGAGAGCGTGGGAAATAGGCGTTTCGAGCTGTCGCTCCGTAACGGAGTGAGCCCGAACGGAGTAGCCGTGGGCCATCGGCTCACGGTCGTCGCGCGCAACCATGGTACTGCATGGGCGTTCTACATGACCGAGCGCCCGGTAGTTGAGGACGTCACCGCCTACGCGTCCGGCGGTTCGGTGTTCTCGGCGGCCGTCTGTTCGGACCCGGTATTCCGCAGAACAACGATCATCCCGCCACCCGACGGCGACCGACAGGTAGCGTCGGACGCCGATGGGATCCGCATCGTCAACTGCCGGTCAAGTGCCACCATCGAGGGGTGCCGGCACGAGTGCCTGCTCGACGACAGTATCGTCGTCCAGCAGAAGTTCACCAGCGTGACCGAACTCCTCGACGAACATACCGTCGGTGTCGAGGGTGTTCATCCCTTCGTCGTCGGTTCTGACGATACGCTCGAGGCGCTCTCCCAGAGTGGCGTTCGATTGGGTGACTTACCGGCGATCGCATACTACGAGTCGCGATTCTCTTCACCAGGAAGCCGGGAGAAACCAGCGACGATTACGTTCGAGGAACCGATCGCAGAGACGCTATCAGTTGGCGACTACATCGGGAACCGAGAGACTGGAAGTCAGAACTTCACCGTCCGAAACAACGAGTTGCGGGATCACCGTGGCATTCTCGTACGCGTCGTGGCTCGCAACGGGGCGGTTACAGGGAACGTCCTCGACGGTGCCTCGCGGAATCCCGTCGAGCTGGAGTGTGACAACGACGAGAACTTCGCGCCGAAGGGCTACGTCGACGACGTCACTGTCGAGAACAATACGATCCGGCGTGCGGGGATGGTGTATTTCGCTGGCGACCACCCAGCCGGCATCCGGATACACCTCCTGACTCGACAGGACGTTCCCGAAGAGGGCCAACCGAACCGGAACATCCGCCTGTTGAACAACGACATCGAGATGACCGCCGGCGTCGGAATCGACATCGAGAACGCCGCGGGCATCGAAGTAGCGGGGAACCGGATCGCCGACGTGAACCGTCTCGACTACGGCCCATACGGGATCTCGGTGGCGAAGGCCCGTGATGTCACGATCGTGGACAACACGGTCGAGGGGACGAGTGACCGCCTGCAATATTTCGGCCAGCGGAATGACAGCAGCGAAGTCACCATGGAGGACAATGCACTCCGGATCGACGGCGAATCAACGAGTGCATCTCTCGAGTAG
- a CDS encoding type II toxin-antitoxin system death-on-curing family toxin, with protein sequence MTDDLTYPSVELVLDLHEQIVAEGDTTEPGVRSEDAIDFALQYISEGFFGEAPETIHDKAVHLMRLLVAEHPFVDGNKRTALRTVVVFYMLNGYTFDYGDEIRALLHRFATDDATVDTDTAVIYFRACARRN encoded by the coding sequence GTGACGGACGACCTCACGTATCCGTCTGTGGAACTTGTTCTAGATCTCCACGAACAAATCGTAGCAGAGGGTGACACCACGGAACCGGGAGTTCGGTCTGAGGACGCGATTGACTTTGCGCTGCAGTATATTTCGGAGGGGTTCTTCGGGGAGGCGCCCGAGACGATCCACGATAAAGCGGTTCACCTGATGCGACTGCTGGTTGCGGAGCATCCATTCGTCGACGGAAACAAACGAACAGCGCTCCGAACGGTAGTCGTCTTCTATATGCTAAATGGGTACACGTTCGACTATGGCGATGAAATTCGAGCCCTCTTGCACCGCTTCGCAACTGACGACGCCACGGTCGATACAGACACTGCAGTCATCTACTTCCGGGCCTGTGCTCGTCGCAACTGA
- a CDS encoding beta-N-acetylglucosaminidase domain-containing protein, with the protein MLPQPKAVEYHGSHVTLGPRALIATTASADEPAVSQLASHLSEWGVTEGEDPVQVVSPEGIRDTPFLFVVDTRDATPAVDEYLDELDATISWGDLGDEGYTLQIGRGADDQKTAVLSGSTWDGIYNAVQTLRQIVTAESNQHWVPTVSVDDYPAPYPYRGVIEGFYGPPWSHEQRLSIIDSLGDYKLNTYIYAPKDDPYHRAKWREPYPSDRKREIGELADAADRNHVEFMFSISPGVDIAYSSDEDFQALVAKTEEIRDVGADTFGLLLDDIVTELEGQDAERFDSPAEAQAYLINRYDDHLKSKDSGHWLYVVPTDYYQAGSTDYRETLANQVHDDVIMGWTGVGVTDPEITNEEAARVRDVFDHELLTWGLC; encoded by the coding sequence ATGCTCCCGCAGCCGAAGGCAGTCGAGTATCACGGATCCCACGTTACGCTGGGACCGCGTGCCCTTATCGCGACGACGGCGAGCGCCGACGAACCCGCGGTCTCCCAGCTCGCGTCACACCTGTCCGAGTGGGGGGTCACGGAGGGAGAGGATCCGGTACAGGTCGTCTCGCCCGAGGGAATACGCGACACGCCATTCCTGTTCGTCGTCGACACGCGCGACGCGACGCCGGCCGTCGACGAGTATCTCGACGAGCTGGACGCGACTATCTCGTGGGGCGACCTGGGTGACGAGGGGTACACGCTCCAGATTGGTAGGGGGGCCGACGACCAGAAAACCGCCGTGCTGAGCGGGTCGACGTGGGACGGCATCTACAACGCCGTCCAGACGCTCCGCCAGATCGTGACCGCGGAGAGCAACCAGCACTGGGTCCCGACAGTCTCCGTCGACGACTATCCCGCTCCGTATCCGTATCGTGGCGTCATCGAGGGGTTCTATGGACCGCCCTGGTCACACGAACAGCGCCTCAGCATCATCGACTCTCTCGGCGATTACAAGCTGAACACGTACATCTACGCGCCGAAAGACGACCCCTACCATCGAGCCAAGTGGCGCGAACCGTATCCGTCCGACCGAAAGCGGGAGATCGGTGAACTGGCCGATGCCGCGGACAGGAACCACGTCGAGTTCATGTTCTCGATCAGCCCCGGCGTCGACATCGCCTACTCGAGCGACGAGGACTTTCAGGCGCTCGTGGCGAAGACGGAGGAGATCCGGGACGTCGGCGCGGACACCTTCGGGTTGCTCCTCGACGACATCGTCACTGAGCTAGAAGGCCAGGACGCCGAGCGCTTCGATTCGCCCGCCGAAGCCCAGGCGTACCTCATCAACCGCTACGACGACCACCTCAAGTCTAAGGACTCCGGTCACTGGCTGTACGTCGTCCCGACCGACTACTACCAGGCGGGTAGCACCGATTACCGCGAAACCCTCGCGAATCAGGTCCACGACGACGTCATCATGGGCTGGACGGGCGTTGGCGTCACCGACCCCGAGATCACGAACGAGGAAGCGGCGCGCGTGCGGGACGTGTTCGACCACGAGTTACTGACGTGGGGGCTCTGTTGA
- a CDS encoding helicase-related protein yields the protein MTLELLRESVASDRKAIVFQERIEQLERMVAPRETRGRNNRTGELADTDNDRAQLYEQYPELEEIDEQLEDLFFTSSYQPVMYHSGHRSEAWNDFVIEWFRDEGFANVMLSVKALIEGVDVPSADVGIVRVSSGSVRQRIQTLGRVLRTGNDPDRKAEMYVLYARDTVDENIFERYDWRQELSQAEVRHLTWETGEDSIDGELRPATDDEIPDPPTETTVPDPEELERGDAYDGPNDGFEFSVDADGKPFKETQDGRQYIEADEYRDVATYVQRQKGGGTVVVNEANHAVTYLGDEWVFVDVVSDPSDIEYREQDTRGLTEEADFGIDDL from the coding sequence GTGACGCTCGAGCTCCTGCGAGAGAGCGTCGCAAGCGACCGGAAGGCGATCGTCTTCCAGGAGCGGATCGAACAACTTGAACGGATGGTCGCACCCAGGGAGACCCGAGGCCGTAATAATCGTACCGGTGAGCTCGCCGACACCGATAACGACCGTGCTCAGCTCTACGAACAGTATCCCGAACTCGAGGAGATAGACGAGCAGCTGGAGGACCTCTTTTTCACGAGTAGTTATCAACCGGTGATGTACCACTCTGGCCACCGAAGCGAGGCCTGGAACGACTTCGTGATAGAGTGGTTCCGGGACGAGGGATTCGCCAACGTCATGCTGAGTGTGAAGGCACTCATCGAGGGCGTGGACGTTCCTAGCGCCGATGTGGGGATCGTCCGAGTCTCGTCCGGGAGCGTCAGGCAACGCATCCAGACGCTCGGGCGTGTACTACGAACGGGGAATGACCCGGATCGCAAGGCAGAGATGTACGTCCTGTATGCCCGGGACACCGTCGACGAGAACATCTTCGAGCGGTACGACTGGCGGCAGGAGCTTTCACAGGCAGAGGTCCGACACCTGACGTGGGAGACCGGCGAAGATAGCATCGACGGCGAACTCAGACCGGCGACCGACGATGAGATTCCGGATCCACCGACGGAAACGACCGTGCCAGACCCAGAGGAGCTAGAGCGAGGCGACGCGTACGACGGACCGAACGATGGGTTCGAGTTCAGCGTCGACGCCGACGGCAAACCGTTCAAAGAGACCCAGGACGGACGGCAGTACATCGAGGCCGATGAGTATCGTGACGTCGCCACCTACGTCCAGCGGCAGAAGGGCGGCGGCACCGTCGTGGTGAACGAGGCCAATCACGCAGTGACGTATCTCGGTGACGAGTGGGTGTTCGTAGACGTCGTCAGTGACCCCAGCGACATCGAGTACAGGGAACAAGACACGAGGGGGCTGACTGAGGAAGCCGATTTTGGGATCGACGACCTGTAA
- a CDS encoding homing endonuclease associated repeat-containing protein, with protein MEAIDRGQLLEDLRAVSADSDTPPNISTVAAECDGGIRDYIAEFGTWYNALEAAGVTGDRDPPDASPEELVAELERVASELGQSPTGEQITEFSTYSFETYESVFGSYLLALEEAGIEPSTNQYNFAEVDPPEHRGATENVRHLREHGPTPSSEMPQGSSVSDRQHGMWKFVVRAGKAATDSAGGMPEPVYFLREEHDPETVMRTFFEVNDQMVESKSYHGLITGVRDHSHEWAEIAKEFLPELVDGDADDDETPPGILVIEATNETIANAIEATVANQTRDLDAIDGIGRDVGYAWGLPEEQEEHWSHVSPGDIVLASSDSDTYAFTVDEHVRDWNATTTLWAQYDDGIRVEGPDQPWPFLLVGMSGGQVAFDTDEFWNLVTADRTGDAIQYLSTETLSPLREQHESFWNFARRHDSQSDQDLGRRQSGSRVDVNRDENENGDGRQNVAATAGSSDSGELDEPSETAKTNGEPTATADTVEVSAVVAALASRRDEGFVVEAVSEHLKRAVDGSEPTVTQVSAPETAPVPLDLTANQRTLVDALCGDDSEYASTGAFVEDALRARLDIADVQREFSITLEGPIAAVLSELAEEAGKEPAQLVEEQIQTYVADTM; from the coding sequence ATGGAGGCAATCGACAGGGGACAACTTCTCGAGGATCTGCGAGCGGTGTCTGCTGACAGCGACACACCGCCCAATATATCGACCGTGGCGGCGGAGTGTGACGGCGGTATCCGGGACTATATTGCCGAGTTCGGTACGTGGTATAATGCGCTCGAAGCCGCCGGTGTCACTGGCGATCGTGATCCCCCGGACGCCAGTCCCGAAGAACTTGTCGCGGAACTCGAGCGCGTCGCGTCCGAACTCGGACAGTCCCCGACTGGTGAGCAGATCACCGAGTTCAGCACCTATAGCTTCGAGACGTACGAGTCCGTCTTCGGCTCGTACTTACTGGCGTTGGAGGAAGCGGGGATCGAGCCGAGTACGAACCAGTACAACTTCGCCGAAGTTGACCCGCCAGAACACCGCGGAGCGACGGAGAACGTTCGGCACCTGAGAGAGCACGGCCCCACCCCGAGTTCCGAGATGCCACAGGGGTCGAGCGTGAGCGACCGCCAGCACGGGATGTGGAAGTTCGTGGTCCGGGCCGGGAAGGCGGCGACGGATTCCGCCGGCGGTATGCCAGAACCGGTGTACTTCCTTAGGGAGGAACACGACCCGGAAACGGTGATGCGGACGTTCTTCGAGGTGAACGACCAGATGGTCGAATCGAAGTCGTATCACGGGCTCATCACCGGCGTCAGGGACCACAGCCACGAGTGGGCGGAGATCGCGAAGGAATTTCTCCCGGAACTTGTGGACGGCGATGCCGATGACGACGAGACACCTCCGGGCATTCTCGTGATCGAGGCGACCAACGAGACGATCGCGAACGCGATCGAGGCGACCGTCGCGAACCAGACGCGCGACCTCGACGCAATCGACGGGATCGGACGCGATGTCGGTTACGCGTGGGGGCTACCGGAAGAGCAAGAAGAACACTGGAGTCACGTCAGTCCGGGAGATATCGTTCTCGCGTCGTCCGACAGCGATACGTACGCGTTCACCGTCGACGAGCACGTCCGCGACTGGAACGCCACAACGACGCTCTGGGCACAGTACGATGACGGCATCAGAGTCGAAGGCCCCGATCAGCCCTGGCCGTTTCTCCTCGTCGGTATGTCAGGTGGTCAGGTTGCATTCGACACAGACGAGTTCTGGAACCTCGTCACCGCCGACCGGACGGGCGACGCTATTCAGTACCTGTCCACGGAGACGCTCAGTCCGCTGCGCGAGCAGCACGAGTCGTTCTGGAATTTCGCCCGACGTCACGACAGTCAGTCCGATCAGGACCTCGGACGACGGCAATCGGGCTCGAGAGTAGACGTGAACAGAGACGAGAACGAGAATGGTGACGGGCGCCAAAACGTCGCTGCTACAGCCGGTTCTTCGGATTCCGGAGAGCTAGATGAACCGAGCGAGACAGCTAAAACAAACGGCGAGCCGACTGCGACAGCTGACACCGTCGAAGTCTCGGCAGTCGTCGCAGCGCTAGCCAGCCGTCGCGACGAGGGATTTGTTGTCGAGGCAGTTAGCGAGCATCTCAAGCGCGCAGTCGACGGAAGCGAGCCGACCGTTACGCAGGTGTCTGCTCCCGAGACTGCACCGGTACCGCTCGATCTCACTGCCAACCAGCGGACGCTCGTCGACGCTCTCTGCGGGGACGACAGCGAGTACGCCTCTACTGGCGCGTTCGTCGAAGACGCACTTCGTGCGCGGCTCGATATCGCAGACGTGCAGCGAGAGTTTTCGATCACGCTCGAGGGACCGATAGCCGCTGTCCTTTCGGAACTTGCCGAGGAGGCGGGCAAAGAGCCCGCACAACTCGTCGAGGAGCAGATCCAGACGTACGTCGCAGACACCATGTGA
- a CDS encoding DEAD/DEAH box helicase: MRSFVQSNDGADLRSESAAFDAFASALLARKPLRWNTMPDLDAIASLVAEHAPAQKTVVLVRSYDAAAELAEILTDQYDVDTDDLAAFTDSGDDRIETVEQFNQGQRGVIVGPGDLLGTGVDMPDAEVAVNVSRGGVNASLVQRIGRVLRNPTGDKEALFYHLVAQPLEDDAIDAVEDGAKILEHAAAFRALGETFREPPMYRAHGNVTPVLVELENSGIELLERIDDESQLVDDDRAHEFVRALQARVYDANEALDDPLPETSRSSKSGRAPLLRKILLTGSKSSQNATRPTSAIVSPLGRIGLPKPSRRTSTVRRSTTRRPTTDTMLRSTTSG, translated from the coding sequence TTGCGGTCGTTTGTCCAGTCGAACGACGGGGCCGATCTACGTTCGGAATCCGCGGCGTTCGACGCATTCGCGTCGGCGCTTCTCGCCCGGAAGCCGCTCCGCTGGAACACGATGCCGGATCTCGATGCAATCGCCTCGCTCGTCGCCGAGCATGCACCGGCCCAGAAAACGGTCGTTCTCGTCCGGTCGTACGATGCAGCCGCGGAACTCGCGGAGATCCTGACCGATCAATACGACGTCGACACTGATGACCTCGCGGCGTTCACTGACTCGGGCGACGACCGGATAGAGACGGTCGAACAGTTCAATCAGGGCCAACGCGGCGTCATCGTCGGTCCCGGCGATCTCCTCGGGACTGGTGTCGACATGCCCGATGCCGAAGTCGCAGTCAACGTCTCCCGCGGTGGGGTCAATGCCTCGCTCGTCCAGCGGATCGGTCGCGTCCTTCGGAATCCGACCGGCGACAAGGAAGCGCTGTTCTATCACCTCGTTGCGCAGCCGCTTGAAGACGACGCAATCGATGCTGTTGAGGACGGTGCTAAAATTCTGGAACACGCCGCGGCGTTCCGTGCACTCGGTGAGACGTTCCGTGAACCGCCGATGTACAGGGCACACGGCAATGTTACCCCGGTACTTGTCGAACTCGAAAACAGTGGCATCGAACTGCTCGAACGAATCGATGACGAGAGCCAGCTCGTGGATGACGACAGGGCCCATGAGTTTGTCAGGGCGCTCCAGGCGAGGGTGTACGACGCAAACGAAGCGCTTGACGATCCGCTGCCCGAGACGAGCCGGTCCTCGAAGAGTGGACGAGCACCTCTTCTGCGGAAGATATTGCTGACGGGGAGCAAGTCTTCCCAGAACGCAACACGGCCTACGAGCGCTATCGTCTCTCCCTTGGGCCGTATCGGGCTGCCAAAGCCGTCGCGACGAACCTCTACGGTGCGTCGGTCGACGACGAGGAGACCGACGACGGATACCATGTTACGTTCGACGACGAGCGGCTGA
- a CDS encoding McrC family protein has product MTVTHDTVQSAESSADWVLREYQETDPLTEDELTPRDRNVIANEINDDSDRISMVWLPDGRVKLRATQYVGILTLPSGLTIEVKPKVPETSLLEMLQYSQGIQADTIAEETSITAGREFIRALATLFETELSDVLQRGLVKEYRERSDTEEHIRGRLDVHRQLQRQGPQPTQFECTYDELTTDTVLNQSLLYATTVLLRLLEDGRVSAALQRHQQILQRQVTFRPVRTAELEYIELSRLANHYEDIFRLMKLILQGVYVENLQTGESPSFSLLVNMNDIFEGVIERVFEDLFAGSSMRVQGQYSSTDLVEEGYRPIRIRPDIVVKDGTDVVFVGDAKWKEDESNDREPSNDDIYQLISYQVAHDVPGALFYPSQEADIGSTYSSSLDHQLYLVEIPTTSTVGERYPETVMRSLRESLPTTVWSRDSNGAQ; this is encoded by the coding sequence ATGACCGTCACGCACGATACCGTGCAGTCCGCCGAATCATCAGCAGACTGGGTTCTGCGTGAGTACCAAGAGACCGACCCGCTGACTGAGGACGAGTTGACGCCGCGTGATCGCAACGTCATTGCGAACGAAATCAACGACGACAGTGACCGGATTAGCATGGTCTGGCTGCCGGACGGACGTGTTAAACTCCGGGCAACGCAGTATGTCGGAATTCTCACGCTCCCGAGTGGGTTGACCATTGAGGTCAAACCGAAAGTGCCCGAGACAAGTCTGCTGGAAATGTTGCAGTATTCTCAGGGCATCCAAGCGGATACGATTGCTGAGGAAACCAGTATTACTGCAGGACGAGAGTTCATTCGTGCGCTTGCCACACTTTTCGAGACGGAACTAAGTGACGTCCTGCAGCGTGGACTCGTGAAGGAATATCGAGAACGATCAGACACGGAGGAACACATCCGTGGTCGACTCGATGTCCATCGACAACTCCAGCGACAGGGTCCACAACCGACACAGTTCGAATGTACCTATGATGAGTTAACCACTGATACGGTTCTCAATCAATCATTGCTCTATGCGACGACAGTGTTACTTCGGTTGCTCGAGGACGGTCGGGTGAGCGCTGCACTCCAGCGGCATCAACAGATCCTTCAGCGACAGGTAACGTTTCGTCCAGTAAGAACGGCTGAGTTAGAATATATCGAGCTCTCCCGACTTGCCAATCACTACGAGGATATCTTCCGACTGATGAAACTCATCCTCCAAGGAGTCTACGTAGAGAACCTCCAGACAGGTGAGAGCCCATCATTCTCCCTGCTGGTGAATATGAACGACATCTTCGAAGGGGTCATTGAACGCGTCTTCGAGGATCTGTTTGCGGGATCTTCGATGCGTGTTCAGGGACAGTACTCGAGCACCGACCTTGTGGAGGAGGGATACCGGCCGATTCGCATTCGCCCAGATATTGTCGTCAAGGATGGAACTGACGTCGTCTTTGTCGGAGACGCGAAATGGAAGGAAGATGAATCCAACGACCGGGAACCGTCCAACGACGATATCTATCAGCTCATCTCCTATCAAGTGGCTCACGATGTGCCTGGCGCGCTGTTCTATCCAAGCCAGGAAGCTGATATCGGCTCAACGTATTCATCTTCACTGGACCATCAGCTCTACCTCGTAGAGATACCGACGACATCCACGGTGGGAGAGCGGTATCCGGAAACCGTCATGCGGTCACTCAGGGAGTCATTACCCACAACAGTGTGGTCACGGGATAGCAACGGAGCACAGTGA